From Fusarium musae strain F31 chromosome 8, whole genome shotgun sequence:
TAGTTCCGGGCGCTATaattctcctcttccaatAGCATGGTAGCGAGATGCCCTACCGAGGCATTTGTTTTCGTACAGCAAGACACCGTCCCAGGACCCTtgctcttttgcttcttcagccCCATTAAATAGTTCTTGTCAAGCATGATGCAAGTGTCAGGAGAATGTAACGCCGAAGGGTTTCTCACACCAAAGGAGTAACTGATGTACGAAACAGGGCCAGATACCAGGACCCTGGATATTTGTCTATTCCCCATGGAGAACAACAGGACTCCGACAGTCTATCAGCTTCAGGCACATACATAGACAGCCTTGGTTATGTGCCCCTCAGAAGCGTCAGACACTCAATTCCCTCTCGTTTCTTCTTTACCCACAAGCATCCAATCATGACTACCCTTACTCCTCAATCGTCGATCCCTCAGGCTGAAAGCCTCATCGCAGCTGGTCTCGAAGCTCGGATCCTCACGCCAACTGATGCTGAGTTCTCAGCTCGCCAAGAGTCATACTGGTCCAACAgcgccaagatcaagcccGCTTGTATCGTCCAGCCTCGTACCCCTGAAGAAGTCGCTTCCGTGGTGAAGGCTCTTGTTTCTGCTGGTCAGAAATTTGCTGTTCGCAGTGGTGGACATACCAACTGGGCTGGGTCGAACAATATTGAGGGTGGTGTTACTATCGATCTTGTTCATTTGAATAATGTGTCTTTTGATGCTGCTACTGAGACAGCTGACATTGGACCTGGTTGTCGATGGCGAGAGGTTTATGCTGAACTGAGCAAGCATGGCCGTGCTGTTGCAGGCGGCCGCGAGGGCAACGTTGGTGTTGcaggtcttcttcttggaggtGGCAATGCTTTCTTCACAGCTCGACAAGGCTTTGGATGTGACAATGTTGTGTCGTACCAAGTTGTCCTTGCTAACGGCGATATCATCACCGCCGATGAGAATAACAACACCGACTTGTACCACGTACTCAAAGGTGGATCCAACAACTTTGGTATTGTCACCAAGTTCACTATGAAGGCTATCAAGTCTGATAAGGTCTGGGGTGGAATGACTTTCTTCCCCAAGCAAGTTATCCCTGGTGCCATTGAggctctctcttctttcacGGATAACGTTCCCAATGATATTCACAGCAACCTTGTCACCATCTTTACGCATATGCCTGATTTCAAAGATGTCGTTGTGGCTACTCTCTATGCCAACATGGAAGGCATCGAGAAGCCTCCGGCGTATGAGAAGTGGCTAGCTCTTCCCGAGATCATGAGCACTGTCAAGAACACTACTCTTACTGAAATGGCCTTCGAGTACAACATCCCCGCCAATTTCTAGTAAGTCGACTCATATTTGTCTCGTCCACTTTAAGCTAACCGTCTAGTGACACCTGGTTCACATGTTGCTTCAAGAATGATACCCGAATCATCACCAAAGCCTCCGAGCTTCACGACAGACTTGTCGAAGAACTCAAAGCATTCATCCCCGACGGTAACTTCATCACTCAATGTCTCTTCCAGCCTCTCCCTACACTCTTCGGTCAACGCGGCGTTGAAGCAGGCGGAAACATCATGGGTATGGACCGTCATAAGTCCAACGGCATTCTGTTTCTCGCTGTCGTCATGGCGCAGACTGCTGAGCAGGAGGCTTTTGCACGACCAAAGGTTCAGGCTTGGGTTAAGGATGTGCAAGAGTATGCCGCTACTATCGAGGGAGGAAATCTTGAGTGGACGTATTTGAATTATGCGGATAAGAGTCAGGATCCTCTTGGTAGTTATGGCGCTGAAAatatcaagaagatgaaggatgcAGCAGCCAAGTATGATCCTGAGCAGATTTTCCAGAAGATGGTCCCTGGAGGATTCAAAATTACAGATGTCAAGGATGAATAGCAATAGCATCAAATGAGTACTAGTTGATTTCGTGATATCAACGACTCATATTACCTCTATACACTGAATGAGATTACAAAGCTTGAATCAAGACCCGATTTATTTGATGATAAATAAAACTTCGATATGGACCTATTCTCACCACTCTATCGGCCAAGATCGATACTCTCACCGAGAATATGCTGCAAAGAAGCTAGTAGCGACACTGTAAGTGTAGGGTATGTTCTACCAGATAGTGTAGACTTCTCTGTGAGAGGCACCAAGCTAATGTGTGCCATGTCTAGGTCTCGAAAGAGATTATATACGTAATTCCAGTCTGGATACGTGAAGATGTTTACTCTGGGAGTGGTTTGGGCCATTGACCTGAGAGCGTCATCTGATGGGTCGTTCATGATGATATATTCCTTCGATTAGCCGTCAATTTCGTTAATTTGTAAGAGAAACTCGTTTTATATGACTACTGTCATGAATGCATTGGTGAAATTGATTGATAGAGCCTTCTGAGGGATATGGCCCAATGTACTGTCGTGCAATAACGCGGGTAATACCTCCGGTCCCTACTCCGTAAGAGGTCGGGCGTCGGCGGCGCCGGGCTATTTCTGTTGATTGACCAGTAGAAGCTGAGTGCTGGAAAACAAGCTTATGGGCAGTAAGCTTAAAACCCAAACCCACTAGGACGCACACCCACTTACGGTCTGTGCAATAAGAATGGCAGGAATTTTTAATAATGACGACTGGTGCATTGCGTGATTTCAGGAATATAATACGATCTGCAGTGATTTTGATGTTACCCACCGCCACATCGTCACGTTGGAACAAGACCTCGATGGATGCAACAGAACACATCTGGCTTCAGCAAAGACGATGGAGTCAATCTATCAATCATTTTGCCACATCGGTTGAGCACATTGCTACAGTACATCTCGAGCATGGCTGGGGACGCCGTGTCCGAGATGATGAGGGCATCTCCGCAGCCCCAAGACCAGGACCAAGACCAATCAGCACAGATGCCGTTTGAAAGGTGGTATCGTTGATCGCCAAGGGCATTCCCTGTTGCGAGGTACCCGACGCCTCATCATGCACCGTCGGGGAGTTCGCTCACTGCAGATCGGCCTTACTTGTGTTAGTGTCCAAGGTCTGGTACTACCTACCGTTCCTGCCTCTCTCCATGGACGGATGCTTTACTCCAGCcgtttcttttatttcttttactttgaGTGATTATTCTcgtcattctcttctcttcctccactGTAGCATTCTACGAAATTTCTGCTTGCATTGAGTATCACCATCAGCGATagcgcatcatcatcatggacaaGACATCTACGCTAGAAGACTCGGAACCTCAAACCTCCCGCACGCCAAGCAGACGGCCCTGGCTCGCATCAGCCTTTGGAGGGCCCAACGTCACAATTGGCCCGCGAATCGAACCCCTCGCCGAGCACTTGGCGCATGTATCCGAAAGTGATAGCACCGCAGCTGAAGATCTCGTCGACAAGCAAGTCGCTTCCGAAGCGGGAAATGCTATTCAGTACAGGACATGTTCTTGGCAAAAGACTGCAGGGCTTCTCTTTAGCGAGTACATTGTGCTCTCTATTATGAGCTTCCCTTGGTCGTATAGTCTTCTGGGTCTAGTGCCTGGGTTGATCCTGACGGCTGTCATCGCTGGGCTTGTTCTGTACACGAGTCTTGTGCTCTGGGAGTTTTGTCTGCGGCATCCCGAGGTTAGAGATGTGTGCGACATTGGGCAGATGATCTGGTGGAATAAGAGATGGGCGTGGTGGTGGACAGCTGTTATGTTTGTCCTGAACAATACCTTTATTCAAGCTCTGCATGTATTGGTCGGTGCAATCTACCTCAACACAATGACCGAGGCCGACTCCATATCAGGCTGCAGAACCGTTGCATTCGCTGCAGTAGTCACCGTGATCAGTTGGATCGGGTCGCTTCCTCGCACTTTCAGCATGCTGTCAAAGCTTGGCTTTGCCTCGACATTCTTTACGTTCATTTCTGTCATCTTGGCAACGGCATTTGCAGGCGCTCAGGGTAATCCCGCTGGTTATCCTGAGATGGGCGAACCCATAATCTCCATCTGGACACCAAAGACAACGACGCTTGTCACTGGCATGTCGGCTTTCATGAATATGAGTTACACATTCATCGGTCAGACCACGATCCCTAGCTTTATTGCTGAGATGCGTGATCCGAGGTAAGTGACTATGCCATTTGATGCAACCATGATGATTCTGATAAAACAACAGAGATTTCCCCAAGGCATTGTGGGCTTGCACCATGGCCGAGATTGTTACATTCAGCGTTGTCGGGTCTGTCATCTACGTTTACACAGGCAACCAGTACATGGTCACACCAGCATTCGGCGTCCTCACTGATACCTACAAGAAAGTCTCGTATTCTTTCATGGTTCCGACCATTATCTTTGTCGGATGCTTGTATGCAAGTGTCACAGGCCGAtttgtcttcttcagaaTGTTCAAGGACTCAGAGCATCTTACATCGCACACATTCAAGGGCTGGTTCTGGTGGGGACTGGTGTTGCTGATCAGCTGGGCCGCCTCTTTCTTTATTGCTGAGATCATTccattcttctcttcgtGTAAGTGACTACTCTCAGACTTATGGGTCAGTGCTAATAATTCTCAGTGTTGTCAGTCATGTCGTCGCTGTTCAACTGCTGGTtcggcttcatcttctgggcTCTGGCCTACTTCCGCATGCGCAATGCAGATCGCAAGGTCGGAAGGAAGCGAAATCCCGTCCTTGACGCTCTTTCAGTAGCGCTAAACGTGGTGATCATGTTGACTGGTGCTTTGTACCTCACGCTGGGAACATACGTCAGTGTGCAGGGTATCATAGATCAGTTCCGTGCAGGGCAAGTGAGCAGTGTCTTTTCATGCAAGAGTAATGGGCTTTGAGGGAAATCGGAGTATTATTCTGGCGCTTTGGTTCAGTTTAGCACTTATAGACAATAGACGGGCataggatgatgacgacagGTGATTGTTGACAGTAAAGGACTCGTCCCGTATGGCTGCTATGTCGCTTTTGCCGGTTCCACACTGGTCAATTTTCTTCATAAGAGACGACTTATTGAACAACGCATGAATGGGAGACGAGGAGTCATCTGACACACACGTTCGAGTCCGATCTGTTGGTGGCAGTTGTTTTGATCTCTCTTTTGCCACTCTTCTACCTCATGCAAGCATTTTCCTCTTGACAATTATAATAGGCAAGGATACAGAGCACTTGTATCAGATACGTGATTTAATCATGGTGAGAGATCCCGATACATCTTCATTGTCAATTTA
This genomic window contains:
- a CDS encoding hypothetical protein (CAZy:AA7~EggNog:ENOG41) translates to MTTLTPQSSIPQAESLIAAGLEARILTPTDAEFSARQESYWSNSAKIKPACIVQPRTPEEVASVVKALVSAGQKFAVRSGGHTNWAGSNNIEGGVTIDLVHLNNVSFDAATETADIGPGCRWREVYAELSKHGRAVAGGREGNVGVAGLLLGGGNAFFTARQGFGCDNVVSYQVVLANGDIITADENNNTDLYHVLKGGSNNFGIVTKFTMKAIKSDKVWGGMTFFPKQVIPGAIEALSSFTDNVPNDIHSNLVTIFTHMPDFKDVVVATLYANMEGIEKPPAYEKWLALPEIMSTVKNTTLTEMAFEYNIPANFYDTWFTCCFKNDTRIITKASELHDRLVEELKAFIPDGNFITQCLFQPLPTLFGQRGVEAGGNIMGMDRHKSNGILFLAVVMAQTAEQEAFARPKVQAWVKDVQEYAATIEGGNLEWTYLNYADKSQDPLGSYGAENIKKMKDAAAKYDPEQIFQKMVPGGFKITDVKDE
- a CDS encoding hypothetical protein (EggNog:ENOG41); amino-acid sequence: MDKTSTLEDSEPQTSRTPSRRPWLASAFGGPNVTIGPRIEPLAEHLAHVSESDSTAAEDLVDKQVASEAGNAIQYRTCSWQKTAGLLFSEYIVLSIMSFPWSYSLLGLVPGLILTAVIAGLVLYTSLVLWEFCLRHPEVRDVCDIGQMIWWNKRWAWWWTAVMFVLNNTFIQALHVLVGAIYLNTMTEADSISGCRTVAFAAVVTVISWIGSLPRTFSMLSKLGFASTFFTFISVILATAFAGAQGNPAGYPEMGEPIISIWTPKTTTLVTGMSAFMNMSYTFIGQTTIPSFIAEMRDPRDFPKALWACTMAEIVTFSVVGSVIYVYTGNQYMVTPAFGVLTDTYKKVSYSFMVPTIIFVGCLYASVTGRFVFFRMFKDSEHLTSHTFKGWFWWGLVLLISWAASFFIAEIIPFFSSLLSVMSSLFNCWFGFIFWALAYFRMRNADRKVGRKRNPVLDALSVALNVVIMLTGALYLTLGTYVSVQGIIDQFRAGQVSSVFSCKSNGL